CCACGTGATCCCCTGCGGGGCGGTGCAGCCGATGGAGTTTCACCCCAGGTCGCAGGGCGAGACCGTGGTCGTCGTCGCCGTCGGGAGGTTCGTACCCAAGAAGGCGCCGCTGAACACCATCCGAGCATTTGAAATCGCGCATCGAGGCAACCCTTCGCTGCGGCTCGAAATGGTGGGAGATGGGCCGCTTTTCGAGGAGGCGCGCGAGTACGTGCGGGAAAAGGGTCTGGGCGGGGTCGTATTGCTCCACGGCGCGAAGGGCCCCGATTTCGTGATGCCGCTGCTGTCACGCGCGCACATTTACGCGCAGCACAGCCTGGTCAGCCCGGTCGATGGCGACCGTGAGGGGCTCCCCGTGGCCGTCTTGGAGGCGATGGGAGCGGGGCTGCCGGTGGTGTCCACTCGCCACGCCGGGATTCCCGAGGCAGTCGTCGAAGGCGAGACGGGGCTTCTCGTCGATGAGGGCGACGTCGAAGGCATGGGTCAAGCGATGTCGAGGCTCGCAAGCGACGCGCCGCTGAGGGAGGAAATGGGCCGGGCTGGCTGGAAACGGGGCGGTGAGAGGTTCTCGTGGGACTACGAGAGATCGACTCTCCGGAAGCTACTCGGGCTCGATTGAATCGACTTTTTCGTTGGGAGCGGGTGAGTGGTCGCGTTGCCACTTCGCTAGAATCTTGTTTGCCAGCGCTTTTGGATAGGGCGCTCCACAGAGCTTCACTTGCAGCAGATAACAGCCGCCCACAGCAAACGGCGCGGTCAGGCAAAGCCACAAGCTCTCGCGGGTTGAGTCGACGAAGGTCGTGCCCCAGCCCACCAGCCCTACGAAGACCCCCGCGACCGCGACCATCCCCACGCTCTTGGCAAACAACCTGCGTAGAGCGAGGTCGGGCGCATAGCGCCGTTTCACTCCGTAAAGTAGCGGCACGAGAATGAGCGTCGAGATCGCGGCGTTCATCACTCCCACGCCGACGATGCCCCACCCTCTCACCGCAAAGGCGGTAAGGGCGATCGTGAGAGTGGCATTCGTCGCGGTATAGGGGATCAATCGGTCCATGCGCGCGGCCGAGAAGTGGGCGATGCCGATGATGTTGTTCAGGAAGTCGGCCGACCGGTATACGCCGAGCAAGAGGGTGGTCCAGAGCGCGTATTCAACTTCCTTCGAAACCCAGAGCCGCAAAATGGGGTCCCCATACGCGCTCCCGACGAGAATCATGGAACTCGCGAAGCTGACGCCGATCAGAACGGTGCGCTCGACGGCGACGGAGAGTTCTTTGGGGCCCTTGACCATCGCGCGCGAGATCTCAGGGAACATCGTCTGATAGACCGGCACGAGGAGTTCCTGAAGAAGCTGGGCGACTTGGTAGCAGAGGGCGTAGGGCGTGAGCACCGTAGGCACCGTGTTGCCGATGAGGATCCGGTCGATGGAAGTTCCAAACTGCGCGGACACCCTCGAGGCAAACCCTCGAAGTCCGGCTTGCAGGATGCTTCTCGTGCGGGAAGGGGCCTCGTGGCCGTGGGGCGCCTCCTTCCAAATCGGGGCCGCCAACACGAAGGCGGTGAGAGCGGCCAGGCAGAAGCCGAGGGAGGTCCCGGCCACAACGCCCTGGGGGGATCGGGACACATAGGCGCCGACGATTCCCAGAGCCGGGGCCGCGGCACCGCCCGCAAGAAGCGAGACTCCAAGTCGGCGGAACCGGGCCGCACCGGCCAAGACTGCGTTGAGAAAGAGAAACGTCAGGTTGCCAAGGAGGTGAACGCCCCCAAAAAGGGCCATGAGCGGCATGGAGACCCGTACGGTCTCGGAGAACGGCAGCTTCAGAACGGCCGCCAAAACGGCGTAGACTCCCCAGCCCGCCACGAGCGAGAGGGCCAGCATCTTCGCGCCGTCTTTGATCGTTCGCCGGATCGCCCACCGCTCGTCTTTGGCGTAAACCTCGAGCAACTCGCGCTGGAGGGCTGAAAGGATGCCAAGGTCGACGAGCAGGACATACCCCATGATCGCCGTGAAGTACACGAACACCGCGTAGGCATCGTCGCCCAGAACCCGCACGTAGGTTCGAATGGAGGCGATCTGGAGACCGAGCGTGACGACCCTTGCGGCGACCAGCGGGACGACGTTGCGGGTGTTCGTCATCGTCTCAAGCCAACGAAGCCATAGCTGAATCGAAGCTTAGGAAGAGGGCAGAGGCTCGCGTTCGTCTTCGTCAAACAGGGTGTAGCGTCGATGGAGCGCGACCTCTTCATCCGCGCTGGGCATGCACATTCCACCTACGATCATGAGAATGAAGAACGGCCACTCCCAGTGGATGACGGTGTTGCCCGTCATTCCGATAAAGAGGCCGATCGCCGAGAGCAGGATCGTAATCGAAAGCGCCTTCCGGTCTGCCGACGACCTCCGGTTTCCCCAAACGACGAACGGAACCAATAGCGTGGCCGCCGCCACTCCCGCCGCCAGAGCCAATCCGACTAGGCCGTAGGCGCTCTCAATCGCCAGCCATCCACTTTCGA
The genomic region above belongs to Candidatus Nitrosymbiomonas proteolyticus and contains:
- a CDS encoding glycosyl transferase family 1 produces the protein MKQLCVICPLIGQRSETFIRRHVVELAPGKVTAIALRRMPEEQRGWDVDCPTLLLEPIHSKPVRAIARAARSLAPIIDTARIGTFFRQHGVQVVLGEYLDFSWRFMNACDKAGVRLFAHAHGYDISTRLNSAKWVKRYQDLDRVTGIITVAEEGKRRLREIGLSKVPIHVIPCGAVQPMEFHPRSQGETVVVVAVGRFVPKKAPLNTIRAFEIAHRGNPSLRLEMVGDGPLFEEAREYVREKGLGGVVLLHGAKGPDFVMPLLSRAHIYAQHSLVSPVDGDREGLPVAVLEAMGAGLPVVSTRHAGIPEAVVEGETGLLVDEGDVEGMGQAMSRLASDAPLREEMGRAGWKRGGERFSWDYERSTLRKLLGLD